The Acidobacteriota bacterium DNA segment GAAGCGGTCATAACGGGGGCGCCTCGAAAGCGTCTAGTCGGGAAACCGGCACGTGGGTTCGAATCCCACCCTCTCCGCCATCTCTAAGCTACTGAAAACAAAGAGAATAGGTCTTTCCTTGCTGATTCATGTACGACTCTTGTACGTGACGACGTTGGGACCACTGAAGGATGGACCCGCGCGCGAGAGCCACCGGGGAGCATCCTGGCCCAGCCCCCTCCTCTTCGCGAGGCTCGGCGGCCATTACCCACTCGACTCGCGTCTACCGAGGGCCGGTACGGCGGCCGCGAAGGACTGGCCTGAAGTCCTGGCGTCGGCGCTTCTTTGGCGGTGTGGCATGACCTACCGCCAACCGCGCGAACCGTGGCATCAGCAGATTCCCGACGTAGTCGAGGAGCTGGGCGAGGACGCGGAAGATGTCCTCATCAACGAAGGACGGCAGTTCGTCGACCTCGCGAAGGGCTATGTAAACCATCAAGTAGCCATCCATCTGCACTTCGCCGTCCGCACCGGGCGGATAGCTGGTGAGGATTGCGCGGTCGTAGATGCGGTCCTGCATGATCAACAGGTCGGTCTCCCCGCCGTCCGTGTACCGGATGCTGACATGGGCATGTCTGGCGACACCAGACGCCAGCATCAGCCGACGGTGTTTGTCGATGTTCTCGAGCCTGTCGAGGACCCACAAAGGGTGCGCGGTGTAGTCAAGGCCCTTGTCCCGAGAGTGGTACGGCTGCAGGCTGTCAATGAGTGCTGCGACAGCGTCGGGCGTGCCATGAATCCGCCGCAGCTTTGTGACCTGATGCAGGTACCCCTCCTTGGTATCGCGAATCGGAAACATGGTCCGGCTGTCGGGAACGCCCTCAGGCTTCGCCGGGTTGGTAGAAATGAGGGCGTAGACGATGTGGTCGAGGGCAGACCTGAGGTTGTGAACACAGTCACCAACCAAGAGACCGATGACAGGCGGGGGCGAGGGGAGATGGGCGACGGCGTTGTACTGCTGCGTCTTGGTGCTGAACTCAGCGCGAACGCCACAGTCGTTGCGCACGAATCGACGGAACATGCGCTGGGCCACCTCAAAGTGTTTGCCAGCACGCATGGCCTTCTGCCTGGCTATGGCCAACTCAGTTTCGCTGACCTTGATCTTGTCGCTCTTCGGTTGCTGCTTCCGCGCCATTCTTCCTCGCGTCGGCCGAGTTCGTCGTTTGATACACGCATGACGTTGTAGCCCAGCCTCGAGATTGGTGAGACTGCCTGTCCACAGATCCGCCGACTTCAGCGTCGCCCCGGAGCTTGCTGGCCGCGTCTGTGGCCAGTCGCACACGACGCAAAGGGAGCCATGCAGACTCACTCTAGACTTCGTGAATGTGGAACAACCGCGGTGTCAGTCCCATCCTCTGAAGTTCACGGCTGTGGAACAGCAAATTCACCTTCGTGAAGAAGGGGAGGCCGCTCGGGACGGCCTTGCTGGCTGGCGCCGAGATGGCGTAAACGACCGAGTGTTTGCTAGGTTCGACCTTGTCTGGATCAACAAGAGTCTGAAGAGCCGCTGGGAGCGCCTTTCGAAAGGTCTCGCGATACCCCTTGTCATCAACGAACAGTCGCGCCGACACCGTTCCCTGCGCCAATAGATGACTCAGCGTGGCGGATCGGGTGTGCTTCTTGACATGGACAAACTCGCCTTTGGCGGTGAACAAATCACACACTTCGATCGTGCTTGCGGCTCCCTTCGGCTGCACGACGCGCTTGTCCATCAACACCATGCCCTTGCTGGCAGATGCAGCGGCGTTGTAGTCGCCCTCCGACGTGCCTTTGCTCAAGGTTGGCAAGAAGCCCTTGGCCTTGATGACGGGGAGCTGATCGATCTCAGCATCAACGTGCTGCGCGTATTCTGGGTGGACTTCATACCACTTGTTCAAAGTGAGCACGTAGACGCGCGACTTGTAGCGAATCTGAAAGACAGCCCCTTGCCTGACGCTGAAAACGTCGACAGGACTGCCATCGTCGGTGACCGCGGCGATCTTCACCTCGAGGTGATCGTCGGCATCTGGGTGCTCTTCGTTGTAAGCCGTCAGGATCTCCAGGGCGTTCAGGTCTTCAAAGTCCCGGCGCCAATGTCCCCGACTCACTCGGTAGCCGCTTATGCGTTCGTAGCCAGCAATGTCTGGCAGCGCAAACCCCAAGGCAGAGACCTCTGTCCTCTTCAGTGCGTCGGCCAGCTTGCCATCAAGGACGCCGATAAGAGTCTCGTCTCGAATCGGACGGACTTGATCGATGAACGAGAAGTGCTTCGCGTAGCTCTTTGAGCCGTAGCGCTTCAACAGCTGCAGGCATTTTGCTCCAAGGGCAGGAAACGCTACGTCCCCGGTCAGATAGCAGGCGTCGGCTCCGGCAACACGCTTCCCGAACGTGTCGTCGTCCGGAACCCCCTCAAGCCTTGAAAGAAGGTCATGGTAGAAGTCGACGTCGAAGACGGCCAACCCAGAGTCCTGATTCACGACGTGCTGCTTGGAAACAGTTGTCGGATCGATATTCCTGGCTTGAACGCTCCGTAGCTTCTTCGGATCCACGCTGTTCAACGTGACCTTGAGGCCGAAGTCTGGCTCCAGCCGCGAGCGATTGATGGCTGCGAAGCCGTGTCCGAAGGTCACCGCAAAGACACGCCCGCTCACCTTGATTAGGAGAACGAATGAACTCGTTCGATTGAGAGGAGCCGAAGGCTGCACGGCACAGTACGGCTCGACGAATGACCACCAATTCGGAGCCGCTGGCTTGTTGGCCTGAAGGTGCGCTTCGGCTTCGAATGGGACCGTTTCCTTTAGCGGCACCTCCACGTATGAGCCGCCGGGCGCATTGCCCCCGTCTCTCCACACCTGATCGAACGACGCAACCGACTTCTTGAAGAGGTAGTACGTGATTCGCACTCTGGTCCTCCGATTTCGGTCGCGCAGCTTGTCACGTGTGCGGCTCAGACCGAGTTAAAGCGCATTCACATGGCCGTCAGTTCGTAGCTCTTTCCAACGCGAACGCGGCGAATGCGGCCAGTCTTTTCCAGCCATGCCGCCAAGGTTTCGAGCCGAGGCACGTCGGCGTCGGGAAGACGGTCGCGAAGGGCAGACCGCAAGACATCTGGGTGCTCCGACACGACGGCCATGATCTGTCCAACGGGCCGCAGGTCCGCAGCCGCGGCTTCGCCAACAGGTCGCCAGAGCTCCAGTTCGTCAACGGTCGACATTGTCTTCTGAAGAAGGCGGACGCCATCCTCGTCCTGAAGCACCGCTACGATCGTGCCTCCTGTATGCACGGCCACTGAGCTCTGAATGTCCCAACGACCGTACTCGCGCTTCCAGGCGGCAACAAAGGCCGGCAGAAGCGCGTACGTCTGCCGTGAGAGGCT contains these protein-coding regions:
- a CDS encoding TIGR04141 family sporadically distributed protein encodes the protein MRITYYLFKKSVASFDQVWRDGGNAPGGSYVEVPLKETVPFEAEAHLQANKPAAPNWWSFVEPYCAVQPSAPLNRTSSFVLLIKVSGRVFAVTFGHGFAAINRSRLEPDFGLKVTLNSVDPKKLRSVQARNIDPTTVSKQHVVNQDSGLAVFDVDFYHDLLSRLEGVPDDDTFGKRVAGADACYLTGDVAFPALGAKCLQLLKRYGSKSYAKHFSFIDQVRPIRDETLIGVLDGKLADALKRTEVSALGFALPDIAGYERISGYRVSRGHWRRDFEDLNALEILTAYNEEHPDADDHLEVKIAAVTDDGSPVDVFSVRQGAVFQIRYKSRVYVLTLNKWYEVHPEYAQHVDAEIDQLPVIKAKGFLPTLSKGTSEGDYNAAASASKGMVLMDKRVVQPKGAASTIEVCDLFTAKGEFVHVKKHTRSATLSHLLAQGTVSARLFVDDKGYRETFRKALPAALQTLVDPDKVEPSKHSVVYAISAPASKAVPSGLPFFTKVNLLFHSRELQRMGLTPRLFHIHEV